In Streptomyces canus, one DNA window encodes the following:
- the fabF gene encoding beta-ketoacyl-ACP synthase II: MSPTNRTVVVTGIGATTPLGGDAASTWEGLVAGKSGVKPLEQEWAAEQAVRIAAQIAVEPTEVIPRPQARRLDRSAQFALIAAKEAWADAGFEAKAGEDDKVDPDRLGAVIASGIGGVTTLLDQYDVLKEKGVRRVSPHTVPMLMPNGPSANVGLLVGARAGVHTPVSACASGAEAIGYGIEMIRTGRADVVVAGGTEAAIHPLPIAAFGNMMAMSKNNENPEGASRPYDVARDGFVLGEGAGVVVLESAEHAAARGARVYAEAVGQGISADAHDIVQPEPEGRGISRALENLLDSTDLDPAEIVHVNAHATSTPAGDIAELKALRKVFGDDADHMAVSATKSMTGHLLGGAGGVETVATVLALYHRVAPPTINVENLDPEAEANADVVRGEARKLPVEGRIAALNDSFGFGGHNVVLAFRTV; this comes from the coding sequence GTGAGCCCGACCAATCGCACCGTGGTCGTCACCGGTATCGGCGCAACCACACCGCTGGGTGGCGACGCAGCCTCTACCTGGGAGGGTCTGGTCGCCGGCAAGTCCGGCGTCAAGCCCCTGGAGCAGGAGTGGGCCGCTGAGCAGGCGGTCCGCATCGCCGCGCAGATCGCGGTGGAGCCGACCGAGGTGATTCCCCGGCCGCAGGCCCGCCGTCTTGACCGCTCGGCGCAGTTCGCGCTGATCGCGGCCAAGGAGGCGTGGGCCGACGCGGGCTTCGAAGCCAAGGCCGGCGAGGACGACAAGGTCGACCCCGACCGTCTCGGCGCCGTCATCGCCTCCGGCATCGGTGGTGTGACGACCCTTCTCGACCAGTACGACGTGCTCAAGGAGAAGGGCGTCCGCCGCGTCTCCCCGCACACCGTGCCGATGCTGATGCCCAACGGCCCGTCCGCCAACGTGGGTCTGCTGGTGGGCGCCCGCGCGGGCGTGCACACCCCGGTCTCCGCCTGCGCGTCGGGCGCCGAGGCCATCGGCTACGGCATCGAGATGATCCGTACCGGCCGCGCCGACGTCGTCGTCGCCGGTGGCACGGAGGCGGCGATCCACCCGCTGCCCATCGCCGCGTTCGGCAACATGATGGCGATGTCCAAGAACAACGAGAACCCCGAGGGCGCCTCGCGTCCCTACGACGTCGCCCGGGACGGCTTCGTCCTCGGCGAGGGCGCCGGGGTCGTCGTCCTGGAGTCCGCCGAGCACGCCGCCGCGCGCGGTGCGCGGGTGTACGCCGAGGCGGTGGGACAGGGCATCTCCGCCGACGCGCACGACATCGTGCAGCCGGAGCCCGAGGGGCGTGGCATCTCGCGCGCGCTCGAGAACCTGCTGGACAGCACCGACCTGGACCCGGCGGAGATCGTGCACGTGAACGCGCACGCGACGTCGACTCCGGCCGGTGACATCGCCGAGCTCAAGGCACTGCGGAAGGTGTTCGGCGACGACGCCGATCACATGGCCGTGTCCGCCACCAAGTCGATGACCGGTCACCTGCTGGGTGGCGCGGGCGGCGTGGAGACGGTCGCGACGGTGCTCGCCCTGTACCACCGGGTGGCTCCGCCGACCATCAACGTCGAGAACCTCGACCCGGAGGCGGAGGCCAACGCCGACGTCGTCCGCGGCGAGGCCCGCAAGCTGCCCGTGGAGGGCCGTATCGCCGCGCTGAACGACTCGTTCGGGTTCGGCGGGCACAACGTGGTGCTGGCGTTCCGTACGGTCTGA
- a CDS encoding acyl carrier protein, protein MAATQEEIVAGLADIVNEIAGIPVEDVQLDKSFTDDLDVDSLSMVEVVVAAEERFDVKIPDDDVKNLKTVGDATNYILKHQA, encoded by the coding sequence ATGGCCGCCACTCAGGAAGAGATCGTCGCCGGTCTTGCCGACATCGTGAACGAGATCGCCGGCATCCCGGTTGAGGACGTCCAGCTGGACAAGTCCTTCACCGACGACCTGGACGTCGACTCGCTGTCCATGGTCGAGGTCGTCGTCGCCGCTGAAGAGCGCTTCGACGTCAAGATCCCGGACGACGACGTCAAGAACCTCAAGACCGTCGGCGACGCGACCAACTACATCCTCAAGCACCAGGCCTGA
- a CDS encoding ketoacyl-ACP synthase III: MSKIKPSKGAPYARILGVGGYRPTRVVPNEVILETIDSSDEWIRSRSGIQTRHWANAEETVAAMSIEASGKAIADAGISAEQIGGVIVSTVSHFKQTPAVATEIADKLGTNKAAAFDISAGCAGFGYGLTLAKGMIVEGSAEYVLVIGVERLSDLTDLEDRATAFLFGDGAGAVVVGPAQEPAIGPTVWGSEGDKSETIKQTVAWTEYDSTGKFPAITQEGQAVFRWAVFEMAKVAQQALDAAGIAPDDLDVFIPHQANERIIDSMVKTLKLPEHVTVARDVRTTGNTSAASIPLAMERLLATGEAKSGDTALVIGFGAGLVYAATVVTLP; this comes from the coding sequence ATGTCGAAGATCAAGCCCAGCAAGGGCGCCCCGTACGCGCGCATCCTCGGTGTCGGCGGCTACCGCCCGACCCGGGTCGTGCCGAACGAGGTGATCCTCGAAACGATCGACTCGTCCGACGAGTGGATCCGCTCGCGCTCCGGCATCCAGACCCGGCACTGGGCGAACGCCGAGGAGACCGTCGCCGCGATGTCGATCGAGGCGTCCGGCAAGGCGATCGCCGACGCCGGGATCTCCGCCGAGCAGATCGGCGGCGTGATCGTCTCGACCGTCTCGCACTTCAAGCAGACCCCGGCCGTGGCGACCGAGATCGCCGACAAGCTGGGCACGAACAAGGCCGCCGCCTTCGACATCTCGGCGGGCTGCGCGGGCTTCGGCTACGGCCTCACCCTCGCCAAGGGCATGATCGTCGAGGGCTCGGCAGAGTACGTCCTCGTCATCGGTGTCGAGCGGCTGTCCGACCTGACCGACCTGGAGGACCGCGCCACGGCCTTCCTGTTCGGCGACGGTGCCGGCGCGGTCGTCGTGGGCCCCGCCCAGGAGCCGGCCATCGGCCCCACCGTCTGGGGCTCCGAGGGCGACAAGTCCGAGACGATCAAGCAGACCGTGGCGTGGACCGAGTACGACTCCACGGGCAAGTTCCCTGCGATCACGCAGGAGGGCCAAGCGGTGTTCCGCTGGGCCGTGTTCGAGATGGCGAAGGTCGCCCAGCAGGCGCTGGACGCGGCCGGGATCGCCCCGGACGACCTGGACGTCTTCATTCCCCACCAGGCCAACGAGCGGATCATCGACTCGATGGTGAAGACGCTGAAACTGCCGGAGCACGTCACGGTCGCGCGTGACGTGCGCACCACCGGCAACACCTCGGCCGCCTCGATCCCGCTCGCCATGGAGCGGCTCCTGGCGACCGGCGAGGCGAAGAGCGGCGACACCGCGCTCGTCATCGGATTCGGGGCGGGTCTCGTCTACGCCGCCACTGTCGTTACCCTCCCCTAG
- a CDS encoding ACP S-malonyltransferase produces MLVLVAPGQGAQTPGFLTPWLELPGAADRVAAWSDAIGLDLAHYGTQADADAIRDTAVAQPLLVAAGILSASALGAITDIAPGAVAGHSVGEITAAAFAGVLDDTAALTLVRRRGLAMADAAAITETGMSALLGGDPEVSVAHLEKLGLTPANVNGAGQIVAAGTLEQLAVLNDDKPEGVRKVVPLKVAGAFHTHHMAPAVDALAKAAADLAAADPTVTYVSNKDGQAVATGAEVLERLVGQVANPVRWDLCMETFKQLGATAFIEVSPGGTLVGLAKRALPGVKTLALKTPEDLDAARELIAEHGA; encoded by the coding sequence GTGCTCGTACTCGTCGCTCCCGGCCAGGGCGCCCAGACGCCCGGCTTCCTGACCCCCTGGCTCGAACTCCCCGGTGCCGCGGACCGCGTCGCCGCGTGGTCCGACGCCATCGGCCTGGACCTCGCCCACTACGGCACACAGGCCGACGCGGACGCCATCCGTGACACCGCGGTGGCCCAGCCGCTGCTGGTCGCGGCCGGGATCCTGTCCGCCTCGGCACTCGGTGCCATCACCGACATCGCCCCCGGCGCGGTCGCCGGGCACAGTGTCGGTGAGATCACCGCCGCCGCCTTCGCGGGCGTTCTGGACGACACCGCCGCGCTCACCCTCGTACGCAGGCGGGGTCTGGCCATGGCCGACGCCGCCGCGATCACCGAGACCGGCATGTCGGCGCTGCTCGGCGGCGACCCCGAAGTCTCGGTCGCGCACCTGGAGAAGCTGGGTCTGACCCCGGCGAACGTCAACGGCGCGGGGCAGATCGTCGCCGCGGGCACGCTGGAGCAGCTCGCCGTGCTGAACGACGACAAGCCCGAGGGCGTCCGCAAGGTCGTCCCGCTCAAGGTCGCCGGCGCCTTCCACACGCACCACATGGCTCCCGCGGTCGACGCGCTCGCCAAGGCCGCCGCCGACCTGGCGGCAGCCGACCCGACGGTCACCTACGTCTCCAACAAGGACGGCCAGGCCGTCGCCACCGGCGCCGAGGTGCTGGAGCGACTGGTCGGGCAGGTCGCCAACCCGGTGCGCTGGGACCTGTGCATGGAGACGTTCAAGCAGCTCGGCGCCACCGCGTTCATCGAGGTCTCCCCCGGCGGCACGCTGGTCGGCCTCGCCAAGCGCGCGCTGCCCGGCGTCAAGACGCTGGCACTGAAGACCCCCGAGGACCTCGACGCTGCTCGCGAGCTCATCGCCGAGCACGGTGCCTGA
- a CDS encoding PucR family transcriptional regulator has product MPEPEHRKSDPDAPGVHAHVATLKRLEKSSGSLAQQAIARMDETLPWYRAMPPENRSWIGLVAQAGIAAFTEWFRHPDAPQAISTDVFGTAPRELTRAITLRQTVEMVRTTIEVMESAIDEVAAPGDESVLREALLVYAREIAFATAQVYAQAAEARGAWDARLESLVVNAVLSGEADEGAVSRAAALGWNAPEHVCVLLGTAPDGDSELTVEAIRRAARHAKLQVLTGVLGSRLVVIAGGSDNPLAVAKSLIGPYAAGPVVAGPVVPDLLAATRSAQAAAAGLKACSAWQDAPRPVLADDLLPERAMAGDPSARQQLVEEIYRPLEEAGSALLETLSVYLEQASSLEGAARMLFVHPNTVRYRLRRVTDVTGWSPSDVRSAFTLRIALILGRLADGDPQP; this is encoded by the coding sequence GTGCCCGAACCCGAACACCGCAAGTCCGACCCCGACGCGCCCGGCGTCCACGCCCATGTCGCGACCCTGAAGCGGCTGGAGAAGTCGTCCGGGTCTCTCGCGCAGCAGGCCATCGCGCGCATGGACGAGACGCTGCCGTGGTACCGGGCCATGCCTCCGGAGAACCGTTCCTGGATCGGGTTGGTCGCCCAGGCCGGTATCGCGGCCTTCACCGAGTGGTTCCGGCATCCGGACGCCCCGCAGGCCATCTCCACCGACGTGTTCGGGACCGCTCCCCGTGAGCTGACCCGGGCCATCACGCTCCGCCAGACCGTGGAGATGGTCAGGACGACCATCGAGGTCATGGAGAGCGCGATCGACGAGGTCGCCGCCCCCGGTGACGAGTCCGTGCTGCGCGAGGCCCTGCTCGTGTACGCCCGCGAGATCGCCTTCGCCACCGCCCAGGTCTACGCCCAGGCCGCCGAGGCACGCGGTGCCTGGGACGCCCGGCTGGAGTCGCTCGTCGTGAACGCCGTGCTCAGCGGTGAGGCCGACGAGGGGGCCGTGAGCAGGGCCGCCGCGCTGGGCTGGAACGCTCCCGAGCATGTGTGCGTCCTCCTCGGCACCGCTCCCGACGGCGACTCCGAGCTGACCGTCGAGGCCATCCGACGGGCCGCCCGGCACGCCAAGCTCCAGGTGCTGACCGGAGTGCTCGGCTCCCGACTGGTCGTCATCGCGGGCGGCAGCGACAACCCCCTCGCCGTGGCCAAGTCCCTGATCGGGCCTTATGCGGCCGGACCCGTGGTCGCGGGGCCCGTCGTACCCGATCTGCTCGCCGCCACCCGGTCCGCGCAGGCCGCCGCCGCCGGGCTCAAGGCGTGTTCCGCCTGGCAGGACGCTCCGCGCCCGGTCCTGGCGGACGACCTGCTTCCGGAACGCGCGATGGCCGGGGATCCCAGTGCGCGCCAGCAGTTGGTGGAGGAGATCTACAGACCGCTGGAGGAGGCCGGTTCCGCGCTCCTGGAGACGCTCTCCGTCTACCTCGAACAGGCGTCCAGTCTGGAGGGTGCGGCCCGGATGCTTTTCGTGCATCCCAACACCGTGCGCTACCGGCTTCGACGTGTGACTGACGTCACCGGCTGGTCGCCCTCCGATGTACGTTCGGCGTTCACCCTGCGGATCGCGCTCATCCTGGGGCGTCTGGCCGACGGAGATCCCCAGCCCTAG
- a CDS encoding pirin family protein — protein MTDVRRATERYPGGDPGAGIESWHAFSFGPHYDPDNLRFGALIACNEERLVPGAGFDEHPHSHTEIVTWVVEGELTHRDSTGHETVVRAGDVQRLSAAAGVRHIERNDAETPLTFVQTWLAPLEPGGEPAYEIVRGIADSTPYAVPEAGAMLHVRRLAAGERTAVPDGRYLYVHVVRGEVRLDGEELGPGDAARVTDAKERDLVAATPAELLVWEMS, from the coding sequence GTGACGGACGTACGGCGCGCGACGGAGCGCTACCCAGGCGGGGATCCCGGGGCCGGGATCGAGTCGTGGCACGCCTTCTCGTTCGGGCCGCACTACGACCCCGACAACCTCCGCTTCGGCGCGCTGATCGCCTGCAACGAGGAACGGCTCGTGCCCGGCGCCGGGTTCGACGAGCATCCGCACAGCCACACCGAGATCGTGACGTGGGTGGTCGAGGGGGAGCTGACGCACCGGGACTCGACGGGGCACGAGACGGTCGTACGCGCCGGTGACGTCCAGCGGCTCAGCGCCGCCGCGGGCGTCCGGCACATCGAGCGCAACGACGCCGAGACCCCGCTGACCTTCGTGCAGACCTGGCTGGCGCCCCTGGAGCCGGGCGGTGAGCCGGCGTACGAGATCGTCCGCGGGATCGCCGACTCCACGCCGTACGCCGTCCCGGAGGCGGGCGCGATGCTCCACGTGCGGCGGCTGGCCGCGGGGGAGCGGACCGCGGTGCCGGACGGGCGGTATCTGTACGTCCATGTCGTGCGGGGCGAAGTGCGGCTGGACGGCGAGGAGTTGGGGCCGGGCGACGCGGCCCGGGTCACCGACGCCAAGGAACGGGATTTGGTGGCGGCGACCCCGGCCGAGCTGCTGGTGTGGGAGATGTCCTAG
- a CDS encoding serine hydrolase domain-containing protein yields MSLQSLALIENWPVPTAAAGVVRGDGTVLGIHGPVDRRFPLASVTKPLAAYAVLVAYEEGAIELDEPAGPSGSTVRHLLAHTSGLAFDEHRVTAAPGERRLYSNAGFEQLGDHVAKATDIPFAEYLRQAVLEPLGMASTSLEGSPAKDGVSTVEDLLRFAAEVQAPRLLDPRTVAEAMTVQYPGTKGVLPGYGHQNPNDWGLGFEIRDGKSPHWTGSSSSPRTFGHFGQSGTFLWIDPDAGAACVALTDRAFGPWAVEAWPAFTDAVLASL; encoded by the coding sequence ATGTCCTTGCAGAGCCTCGCGTTGATCGAAAACTGGCCGGTTCCCACCGCCGCGGCAGGGGTGGTGCGCGGTGACGGCACGGTCCTCGGTATCCACGGTCCTGTCGACCGGCGCTTCCCGCTGGCCTCGGTCACCAAGCCGCTCGCCGCGTACGCCGTCCTCGTCGCGTACGAGGAGGGAGCGATCGAGCTCGACGAGCCGGCCGGGCCGAGCGGATCGACGGTGCGTCATCTGCTCGCGCACACCTCGGGGCTGGCCTTCGACGAGCACCGGGTGACGGCTGCTCCCGGGGAGCGGCGGCTGTACTCGAACGCAGGGTTCGAGCAGCTCGGCGACCATGTCGCCAAGGCGACGGACATCCCGTTCGCGGAGTATCTGCGGCAGGCGGTGCTCGAGCCACTGGGCATGGCGTCGACGTCCCTGGAGGGTTCCCCCGCGAAGGACGGTGTGTCGACGGTCGAGGATCTTCTCCGGTTCGCGGCGGAGGTGCAGGCGCCACGGCTGCTGGACCCGCGCACGGTCGCGGAGGCGATGACGGTCCAGTACCCGGGCACGAAGGGCGTGCTCCCCGGCTACGGCCACCAGAACCCCAACGACTGGGGCCTCGGCTTCGAGATCCGCGACGGCAAGTCCCCCCACTGGACGGGCTCTTCGTCCTCCCCGCGCACCTTCGGGCACTTCGGCCAGTCCGGCACGTTCCTGTGGATCGACCCGGACGCGGGGGCGGCCTGTGTGGCGCTGACCGACCGCGCGTTCGGACCGTGGGCGGTCGAGGCGTGGCCGGCGTTCACCGACGCCGTGCTGGCAAGCCTCTAG
- a CDS encoding GNAT family N-acetyltransferase, producing the protein MSLVRRATTEDAEEVLRLRQVMIDALPGGDSSTAWHTEALPSLRGKLAEADGDFAAFVVDHPDRPGMLAALVVGTVDYRIGKAANPHGLAGYVFSVATDPDARRRGYARACMDELLAWFRERGAGQVMLTASPEAEPLYVSLGFVHKPDPTMMLKL; encoded by the coding sequence ATGAGTCTCGTACGCCGTGCCACGACCGAGGACGCCGAAGAAGTACTGCGGCTGCGCCAGGTGATGATCGACGCTCTGCCCGGCGGCGACAGCTCCACAGCGTGGCACACGGAGGCGCTGCCGTCGCTGCGGGGGAAGCTGGCCGAGGCCGACGGCGACTTCGCGGCCTTCGTCGTCGACCACCCGGACCGGCCGGGGATGCTGGCGGCACTGGTGGTCGGGACGGTCGACTACCGGATCGGGAAGGCGGCCAATCCGCACGGCCTGGCCGGGTACGTCTTCAGCGTCGCCACCGACCCGGACGCGCGTCGGCGCGGCTACGCGCGCGCGTGCATGGACGAACTGCTGGCGTGGTTCCGCGAGCGGGGCGCCGGTCAGGTCATGCTGACCGCGTCCCCGGAGGCCGAGCCGCTCTACGTCTCCCTCGGCTTCGTCCACAAGCCGGACCCCACGATGATGCTGAAGCTCTGA
- a CDS encoding MerR family transcriptional regulator: protein MTVMETTGTRTDSCAAPPHPHRRPAGQDSYTISEVVAFTGLTAHTLRWYERIGLMPHIDRSHTGQRRYSNRDLDWLDLVGKLRLTGMPVADMVRYAELVREGDHTFTERFELLETTRRDVLSRIAELQDTLAVLDRKISFYADAGRAYETEKAG, encoded by the coding sequence ATGACGGTGATGGAGACCACGGGTACCAGGACCGACAGCTGCGCGGCTCCGCCGCACCCCCACCGGCGTCCGGCCGGACAGGACAGCTACACGATCAGCGAGGTCGTCGCCTTCACCGGCCTGACCGCGCACACCCTGCGCTGGTACGAGCGCATCGGCCTGATGCCGCACATCGACCGCTCGCACACCGGCCAGCGTCGCTACAGCAACCGCGACCTCGACTGGCTCGACCTCGTCGGCAAGCTCCGGCTCACCGGCATGCCGGTCGCCGACATGGTGCGGTACGCGGAACTGGTGCGGGAGGGCGACCACACGTTCACCGAACGGTTCGAGCTCCTGGAGACGACCCGCCGGGACGTCCTGTCCCGGATCGCGGAGCTCCAGGACACGCTCGCCGTGCTCGACCGGAAGATCAGCTTCTACGCCGACGCCGGTCGCGCCTACGAAACGGAGAAGGCAGGATGA
- a CDS encoding aldo/keto reductase translates to MTDSTIPTARLGDTGPEVGAQGLGCMGMSFAYGPTDAKESRATLERALELGITLYDTADAYGNGENEKFLSPFFKAHRDEVVIATKFALSIPPEDPTRRIIRNDPPYIRQAVEASLKRLDVEAIDLYYMHRRDVHVPIVESVGTMAELVREGKVKHLGLSEVTAAELRAAQAVHPIAAVQSEWSLFSRDIEAKVVPAARELGVALVPYSPLGRGFLTGSFTNADKDLTADDFRRQQPRFTGENATANAALLEPIRTVAEAHGVSLGQVALAWVQQQSAVHDLPVIPIPGTRKPGRVAENAAATGIELTKEELELLEPIAAQVAGDRYADMRFSSAGRE, encoded by the coding sequence ATGACGGACAGCACCATCCCGACCGCACGGCTCGGCGACACCGGTCCCGAGGTCGGAGCCCAGGGACTCGGCTGCATGGGCATGAGTTTCGCGTACGGCCCCACGGACGCGAAGGAGTCCCGGGCCACCCTGGAGCGGGCGCTGGAACTAGGCATCACGCTCTACGACACGGCGGACGCCTACGGCAACGGGGAGAACGAGAAGTTCCTGTCCCCGTTCTTCAAGGCCCACCGCGACGAGGTCGTGATCGCCACCAAGTTCGCCCTGTCGATCCCGCCGGAGGACCCGACCCGGCGGATCATCCGCAACGACCCGCCGTACATCCGCCAGGCCGTCGAGGCGAGCCTGAAGCGCCTCGACGTCGAGGCGATCGACCTCTACTACATGCACCGGCGCGATGTGCACGTGCCGATCGTGGAGTCCGTCGGCACCATGGCCGAGCTGGTGCGCGAGGGCAAGGTCAAGCACCTGGGCCTGAGCGAGGTCACCGCCGCGGAGCTGCGTGCGGCGCAGGCGGTGCACCCCATCGCCGCCGTGCAGTCGGAGTGGTCCCTGTTCAGCCGTGACATCGAGGCCAAGGTGGTCCCGGCGGCCCGCGAGCTGGGCGTGGCGCTCGTGCCGTACTCGCCGCTCGGGCGCGGCTTCCTCACCGGGTCCTTCACCAACGCCGACAAGGACCTCACCGCCGACGACTTCCGCCGCCAGCAGCCCCGCTTCACGGGCGAGAACGCGACGGCGAACGCGGCCCTGCTGGAGCCGATCCGTACGGTCGCCGAGGCCCACGGAGTCTCCCTGGGCCAGGTCGCCCTGGCCTGGGTCCAGCAGCAGAGCGCGGTGCACGACCTCCCGGTGATCCCGATCCCGGGCACCCGCAAGCCCGGCAGGGTGGCGGAGAACGCGGCGGCGACGGGCATCGAGCTCACCAAGGAGGAGCTGGAGCTCCTGGAGCCGATCGCGGCACAGGTGGCGGGCGACCGGTACGCGGACATGCGGTTCTCGTCCGCCGGCCGGGAGTGA
- a CDS encoding DUF4429 domain-containing protein, giving the protein MTRMGDVLAGFHAAWEFESDSVLIRYERGIRTPKLFQALGERRIPLEAISGVTLTPGKRGTVVLHAEPRPGADPLVEAAAGQLKEGCDPYRLVLPGDKETLAEYYADELRTLLKEDDEPAERFLVPAPEVPLQFKAYDGKASFDGRTVHFRWFWTGASSAKWKAGDQSFPVSELTGVEWRSPEVFEGHLRLLRGEPGPVQADQDPAAVVFGLGYGPVHESLPFAAAVLAAVRRRGPAAAVPAATAPRRDPADIAERIRHLGELHQAGLVTDEEFSVKKAELLAEL; this is encoded by the coding sequence ATGACCCGCATGGGTGACGTACTGGCCGGATTTCATGCCGCCTGGGAGTTCGAGTCCGACTCCGTGCTCATCCGCTACGAACGGGGGATTCGAACACCGAAGCTCTTCCAGGCGCTGGGAGAGCGGCGGATCCCCCTGGAGGCGATCTCCGGGGTGACGCTGACTCCCGGCAAGCGGGGCACGGTGGTGTTGCACGCCGAGCCGCGACCGGGGGCGGATCCGCTCGTGGAGGCGGCGGCGGGGCAGCTGAAGGAAGGGTGCGATCCGTACCGGCTGGTGCTGCCGGGCGACAAGGAGACGCTCGCCGAGTACTACGCGGACGAGTTGCGCACGCTCCTGAAAGAGGACGACGAGCCGGCCGAACGATTCCTGGTGCCGGCGCCCGAGGTGCCGTTGCAGTTCAAGGCGTACGACGGGAAGGCGTCCTTCGACGGCCGTACCGTGCACTTCCGGTGGTTCTGGACGGGAGCGTCCTCGGCGAAGTGGAAGGCCGGCGACCAGAGTTTCCCGGTGTCCGAGCTGACCGGGGTGGAGTGGCGGTCGCCGGAGGTCTTCGAGGGGCATCTGCGGCTGCTGCGCGGGGAGCCGGGGCCGGTGCAGGCGGATCAGGATCCGGCGGCGGTGGTGTTCGGGCTCGGGTACGGGCCGGTCCATGAGTCGCTGCCGTTCGCGGCGGCGGTCCTGGCCGCCGTACGCCGACGGGGGCCCGCGGCGGCGGTCCCGGCCGCGACCGCGCCGCGCCGGGACCCCGCCGACATCGCCGAGCGCATCCGCCACCTCGGAGAACTGCACCAGGCGGGCCTGGTCACCGACGAGGAGTTCTCCGTGAAGAAGGCGGAGTTGCTGGCGGAGCTCTAG
- a CDS encoding alpha/beta hydrolase translates to MTSFDTSPQLNVWRALLALAVVFVMLATTGWTALRNQREATPLQASLESWADGRLHGHPLPDPDTAPDRLTRFFASLTSQERVHLAQRYPLAVGNMNGAPVTLRYQANRLALLQARTVERSRMHDTRLTPAGQQEAGRRMHRFESLTAPERHILAFDPDGSGRVAEVFGDLGTAERISLVVPGVDTDLLTFQRTSRSYSAPVGMAKALYQAERAASPATRTAVIAWADYTAPAGLGIDSATAMRAETGAVRLNALVRALPGASPVSLFCHSYGSVVCGVAARTLPDRVADIAVAGSPGMRVANASHLRTTAHVWAMRDADDWIQDVPYMEVGGLGHGADPVSSAFGARVLSARGADGHAGYFEPGTESLLNFAEIGIGAYRSVHCAHEDEACRAGLSGTATAGRA, encoded by the coding sequence GTGACTTCCTTCGACACCTCCCCGCAACTCAACGTCTGGCGCGCACTGCTCGCGCTGGCCGTGGTGTTCGTGATGCTGGCGACCACCGGCTGGACCGCGCTGCGCAACCAGAGGGAGGCCACGCCTCTCCAGGCCTCGCTCGAGTCCTGGGCGGACGGTCGCCTGCACGGACACCCGCTGCCCGACCCGGACACCGCCCCCGACCGGCTCACGCGCTTCTTCGCCTCGCTCACCTCCCAGGAGCGGGTCCACCTCGCCCAGCGCTACCCGCTCGCGGTCGGCAACATGAACGGCGCCCCCGTCACCCTGCGCTACCAGGCCAACCGCCTCGCGCTCCTGCAGGCCCGTACCGTCGAGCGCAGCCGCATGCACGACACCCGGCTCACGCCGGCCGGTCAGCAGGAGGCGGGCCGCCGTATGCACCGCTTCGAGTCGCTGACGGCTCCGGAGCGCCACATCCTCGCCTTCGACCCCGACGGCTCCGGCCGGGTCGCGGAGGTCTTCGGCGATCTCGGCACGGCCGAGCGGATCTCCCTCGTCGTGCCCGGCGTCGACACCGACCTGCTCACCTTCCAGCGCACCAGCCGCAGTTACTCCGCGCCGGTCGGCATGGCCAAGGCCCTCTACCAGGCCGAACGTGCGGCGAGCCCTGCCACGCGTACGGCGGTGATCGCCTGGGCCGACTACACGGCACCCGCCGGACTCGGCATCGACTCGGCCACCGCGATGCGCGCCGAGACCGGCGCCGTCCGGCTGAACGCGCTGGTGCGCGCACTGCCCGGCGCCTCGCCGGTCTCCCTGTTCTGCCACAGCTACGGCTCCGTGGTGTGCGGGGTGGCCGCGCGCACACTGCCCGACCGGGTGGCCGACATCGCGGTGGCCGGCAGCCCCGGGATGCGGGTCGCCAACGCCTCCCATCTGCGTACCACCGCCCATGTGTGGGCGATGCGGGACGCCGACGACTGGATCCAGGACGTGCCGTACATGGAGGTCGGTGGGCTCGGCCACGGCGCCGACCCGGTGTCCTCCGCGTTCGGCGCGCGCGTGCTGTCCGCGCGGGGTGCGGACGGTCACGCCGGTTACTTCGAGCCCGGAACGGAGAGCCTGCTCAACTTCGCCGAGATCGGCATTGGCGCATACCGCTCAGTGCACTGCGCCCACGAGGACGAAGCCTGTCGCGCCGGTTTGTCCGGCACGGCCACGGCCGGACGCGCGTAG